AGCGCATCCCCACCGGCTCGCGCGCCGTCGCCGCCGACAGCGGCGAGCGGCATCTCGCGAACGTCCGGCAGCTCACGTTCGGCGGCGAGAACGCGGAGGCGTACTTCAGCCGCGACGGACGGTTCCTCACGTTCCAGGGTCGCGTCGACCCGAACGGCTGCGACCAGCAGTACGTCGTGCGCGTGCGCGACGGCGGCGGCCTGGCGCGCATCTCGCCGGGCGACGGCAAGACGACGTGCGGCTTCTTCTACGGGAACGACGAGCGCGTGCTGTTCGGCTCCACGCACGACAACGCGCGCGGCTGCCCCGCCCCGCCGGATCGGTCGAAGGGCTACGTGTGGAAGCTCGACGACTACGACATCTACACGAGCCGCCGCGACGGATCCGACGTCCGGCGCCTGACGCGCTACGGCGTCTACACCGCGGAGGCGGTGGTCTCGCCCGACGGCAGGCGCATCGTGTTCACGTCGCTCAAGGACGGGGACCTCGACATCTACACGATGGACATCGACGGGCGGAACGTTAGGCGCCTGACGACCACGCCGGGCTACGACGGCGGGCCGTGGTGGAGCCCCGACGGCACGACGATCGTCTACCGCGCGTGGCACCCGGCGGACAGCGCCGGTCTGGCCGAGTACCGCGGGCTGCTCGCCGAGAAGCTCGTGCGGCCGAACCGCATGGAGCTGTGGGTGATGAACGCCGACGGCAGCGGGCAGCGCCAGATCACGTCGTTAGGCGGCGCGAACTTCGGGCCGAGTTGGACCGCCGACGGGCGGCGCATCATCTTCTCGAGCAACTACAAGAACCCGCGCAGCGGCAACTTCGATCTCTTCCTCGTGGGCCTCGACGGCACGGGGCTCGAGCAGGTGACGACGAACGGCACGTTCGACGGCTTCCCGATGTTCAGCCGCGACGGCCGCACGCTCGTGTGGGCGTCGAACCGTCACGCGGAGACCGCGAGCTCGACGAACCTGTTCGTGGCGGACTGGGTCCCGTGAGCGCGCGGTGACGCTCACCGCCGTTCTGCTGGTCCTGCTCTCGGCCGTCACGCACGCCTACTGGAACTACCTGCTGAAGCGGGCCGGCGGGTCGCACGCGTTCGTCGGCATCAGCAAGGCGTGTGAGGCGGTCGTGTACCTGCCCGTGTTCCTCGCCGTGCTGTGGACGGCGCCGTCGAACGCGCTCCGCGGCACGGGCGTGTACGTGCTCGTGGGAACGGTGATGACGCTCGTCTCGTACGTCACTCTCGCCACGGCGTACCGGCACGGCGACCTGTCGTTCACGTACCCGATCGCCCGCGGCGGCGCGCTGCTGTTCCTCCCCGCGTTCGGGTGGCTCGCGTTCGGCGAGCGGGTCGGCCCGTTAGGCTGGGCGGCGATCGCCGCGATCCTCGGCGGGGTGGTGGTGATGCAGCTGCCGCGGCTCGCGTGGGTGGAGCTGCGCGCGTTCTTCAGCCACGCGAGCGGGCCGGCGACGCTGTTCGCGCTGCTCATGGCGCTGGTGCTCGCCACGGGCACGATCTGGGACAAGCTGTCCGTGATGCGCGTCAACCTGTTCGTGTACTTCTACGGCTACACCGCGGGTGCCGGCGCGTGCTACCTGGCGTGGGTGCTGCGCCGGCAGGGCGGCGACGCGGTGCGCGCGGAGTGGCGCGCGCACGGCGGCGCCGCGGTCGCGGTCGGGGTTCTCAACACGCTGAGCTACGGCCTCGCGCTGTTCGCGCTGCGCGACGGCGGCTCGACGTACGTCGTGGGGCTGCGGCAGATCAGCATCGCGGTCGGCGTGCTGTTGGGCGCGCGCTTCCTCGGCGAGCACGTGTCGACGCCGCGGCGGGTCGGGGTGACGCTGGTGCTCGCGGGGTGCTTCCTGATGGCGTGGGGCCGGTGAGGTGCTCGCCTCTCCCAGACTCCACGTACGTGTGCTCGTTGGACTGAAGAGGGACTGAAGAAGGAGCAAACACAAGAAAGTGTTGTTGGTCCTTCTTCAGTCCTCCTTCAGTCCTTCTTCAGTCCTCCAGAAACTCGTACGTGGAGCCGTGAATGTCGCGCCTCACACCGGCACCGGCGCGAGCCCGAACGGCGCGCGGGCGCGAACGTTGGGCAGCTGATCCGCGATCGCCGCGATCTCCTCCGCCTCGCGCCACGCCGCCTCGAGCTCGGCCAGCTCGCCCTCCAGCGCGCGCCGCTCCACGTCCTCGTTCGCCGCCATCTCGAGCGCGAGCCGGTCGATCGTGTTGATGCCGGGCAGCGGCGTGCGGCTCTCGCTGCCGATGCCGCCGCGGCTCCAGAACGAGCGGTTCGTGATGTAGAGCGCGAGCGCCTCGGTCGTCGTCGACGCCGGCGTGGGGACGATCGCCGAGGGGAACACGTGCGGCGTCTCGACGCGGCCCCAGCGCGTGCGCATGGCGAGCCCAATCACGCGGTGGAAGAAGCCGTCGGGCTGGCCGGCGTCGTCGAGCTTGCGCACGGCGAGCCGCACGGTCTCGCCGCTCGGCCACCGCGTGTTCAGGCTCGCGAGCAGCTTGCCGGCCACGCGCAGGCCGTCGGTGCCGCGGAGCGTGAGCACGCCGTCGTCGTGCGGCACGTCGAGGCGCCACGGGTCGGAGCGATCGTTAGGCCGCACGAGCTCCGCGTGCGCGAGGTGGCGATAGCGGACCACCGCCGGCACGATGCGCTCGCCGTCGTGCGCGCCGGTGACGTGCGCGACCTTCTCGCCGTGCACGTGCAGCCGCCACCACAGCTGCACGTCCTCGCCGCGCGGCGCGACGTCGCGCAGCGGCGCGAGGAGCTTCTCCCCGATGGGCCGCGTGAGTCGCGCCGCCTTCCCCGCCGCGCGCTCGGCCCGCTCGGCGACGGTGAGCACCGCGTGCGCCACGACGGCCACGGCACGCGCGGTGCCGCCGGCGCCCGGCGCGGCGACGCGCGCGAGCGTGCGACCGTAGCGCCACGCCGCGAGCTCCGGCCGCAGCGCGTCGCCCACGCGTACGAGGTCCACGCCCTCGACGAGCTGCGCGAGCCCGATGCGATCGGTGGAGTAGCGCAGCCGCGTGCTGCGGAACAGCCGCTCGCACGCCTCGATCGCCTCCCACCGCTCGTCGAGCGGCGTGAGGTTCCACCGCTCGCAATGTGGGCAGATCACCCACAGCCGCCCCTTCCGCGCGTCGAACGCGAACCGGCGTCCGACGGGAAAGCTGGGCAGCACCTCGTTCTTCCCGAGCGGCGAATTGCACCACAGGCAGGCGGTGTACACGACGGCGTCCTCGCGTTCGGTGGTGGTGAGATTCGGAAGATAGAGTACGCGCCGTCAGCGTCCCGCGCTCGCCCGTTCGAGCCGGGCGAGCGCGTCGCGCACGGACGCGAGGTGGACCGCGAACGACGGCTCCGCGTTCCGGCGCAGCGTCAGATAGTGCCGGTAGGCGCGGATCGCCTCCTCCCGCGCCCCCCCGCGCTCGGCCAGGCGGGCACGCTCGCGCAGATACGTGGAGAACGCGAACGGGATGGACGTGTCGACGCGACGCCGTCCCGTCGCGGCGAGCGCGCGTGGCAGATCCCCTTCACGCTCCCACAGCGACGCCACGATCAGATTCCCCGCCCCCTCGAGCTCCCGACCGCCGGGCCCCTCGCGGAGCATGGAGTCGGCGGCGACGAGCAGCGCGTGCGCGTCGGAACGGCGCTCGAGGGCCGCGATCTGCGCGTCCAGCAGCAGCGCGAAGCGGCGCGCCGGTGCGTTGGACCACGGCGCGGCGGGCGACGCGGGCACCGAGCGCAGCGCGGCGATCGCCCGCCGGGTGCTCGCGGTGTCGCGTCGGGCCGCCGCATCCTCGCCGACGGCGAACGCGGTCAGCACGGCGTTCCGCGACGGCGCGGTGTCGAGCGGTGCGTCGAGCGTGCGGCGCGCACCGTCGCGCACCGAGCGCGCGAGC
This DNA window, taken from Gemmatirosa kalamazoonensis, encodes the following:
- a CDS encoding TolB family protein, with translation MRSPVLLAVLTAAPLTAQAPIPANQRIPTGSRAVAADSGERHLANVRQLTFGGENAEAYFSRDGRFLTFQGRVDPNGCDQQYVVRVRDGGGLARISPGDGKTTCGFFYGNDERVLFGSTHDNARGCPAPPDRSKGYVWKLDDYDIYTSRRDGSDVRRLTRYGVYTAEAVVSPDGRRIVFTSLKDGDLDIYTMDIDGRNVRRLTTTPGYDGGPWWSPDGTTIVYRAWHPADSAGLAEYRGLLAEKLVRPNRMELWVMNADGSGQRQITSLGGANFGPSWTADGRRIIFSSNYKNPRSGNFDLFLVGLDGTGLEQVTTNGTFDGFPMFSRDGRTLVWASNRHAETASSTNLFVADWVP
- a CDS encoding DMT family transporter, with product MTLTAVLLVLLSAVTHAYWNYLLKRAGGSHAFVGISKACEAVVYLPVFLAVLWTAPSNALRGTGVYVLVGTVMTLVSYVTLATAYRHGDLSFTYPIARGGALLFLPAFGWLAFGERVGPLGWAAIAAILGGVVVMQLPRLAWVELRAFFSHASGPATLFALLMALVLATGTIWDKLSVMRVNLFVYFYGYTAGAGACYLAWVLRRQGGDAVRAEWRAHGGAAVAVGVLNTLSYGLALFALRDGGSTYVVGLRQISIAVGVLLGARFLGEHVSTPRRVGVTLVLAGCFLMAWGR